The DNA window CAACCATTCCAGGATTTATTCCACAAAGTACAAGATTTGCACTTTTAGATAAAAACCTTCATTTCGTTTCTCTTTTTGTGACATCTGATGTTCACGAAGTAGCAGGGGACTTTTACTTTTATGTAGATGACCTTCAAGTGAGAACCGACAGATCCGAAGCGAAATACCCTGGATCTGAAATTAAGGACAACTGGTAAGCGGGAGAAAGGAACAATGGAAAACAATAAAACAAAAATCCTAACTTTAGTGGCCCTAACGTCCATCGCACTGATTGGTTTTGCACAGGCACAATACAAAGTATCCAATGGTGTAGCAACGCCAATTGGAAATGATATTGGTGCTATGGAACTCAAAGCCATTACGATCGAATCTTGGGACTCTCCCGTTGCTTCCGCGCCTTATGGATGGGAAGTATTCACTGACAAAGATGGTGTGAACAAAGACGGCACAGGTGATATGAAATACGATGAGAACAATAAATATTCTCCAGTTCTCAATGACCCTGTGAAGTCTCCTCTTGTGCTGAGAGAAGTAAAACTAGTTCCTGGCAAACCAGGCGACGTAAAAAACGTGGATGCTGGGAATGCAAAAGTATTGGCTGTAAAATTCCAATTTACTTTTCCAGGAAACAACGTAGTTACAGTTCGTCCACCACGTGCTCCAGAATATGAACTCACACGTGCAAGACCATATATCGATGCTGACAACAAAAAGAAGTTGGAAAAAGTTTATGGGATTGAAACTCCTGGAAACGTAAAAGCCATTTCTGTTTGGGTTCTAGGTCGTGGTAACGAATACGATTTAGAAGGTTGGTTGGAAGACTACAATGGCAATAGCCATATTTTCCCTTTTGGATCCTTGGACTTTGTGGGTTGGAGACCGCTTCATATCACAATCCCTCCAGGAATCCCGCAAGAAGCAAATGCCTTCCCTGCGACAAGGAACCTAATCTTCAAACAGTTCAAAATCCGTTCCAGACTCAACACTGGACCTGAGGCCGTTTACCTTTTCTTTGATGAACTCCGTGTGCTTGCTGATACTTTCGAAGTTCACTTTGATGGGGCAAACTTAGACTTTGATGAAGAAGATTGTAAAAACAAAGTTAAGATGGAGCAAATGCTTCAGAAGTCCGGAGCGATCTCCACAGGTGCGAAAATCCGCGATTGTGGTGGAAGTAACGGTTCTTCGCAAAACAAATAGAATCCTCACTCACTAAAGGAAGGTTCCTCGGGGAACCAGGAAAACCCAGCCAATCGGCTGGGTTTTTTGGCTTTACAGAATCGAACGGACCTGGAAAATGAACTCTAGGACTGTTCTTTTCGCGGATTCATCGCTAAATTTACCGTAACAACTTTATAGGAACAATGAACACCCTTTATTGGAAATACGAAGAGGGAGATTCTTTTCATGCCTGATACTATTACCGAAGACAAATCAAACAAAATCGCCGACAACGACAAACTAACACCTCTCTTTAATGAGGAAATTTATGTACGTGCTGATGCAGGAACGGTTCCCGTTTCTAAATTCAAAATCTTTGACGATGTCATTGATGCATACAAGGCAGAAAATCGTTTAGCGGAAGCTAAACAAAAAATTGAAGACCATTTCAAAGAACATCCTGAGTCTATCTCCGCCAAATACATGTTAATGATTATTTCTTTCATGGAAGATTCCATGGGAGATGCAAATTTGGTGAAGAACATTTTGGATGCTTTCAAAGCTCATGCAAAATGGACGATCATTGAATACATTACTGATTCTATTTTACGATTTGGTGACCACAGACTTGCTCTCCGTGTGAAAGCGGAGGCTCTTGATAAACTCAAGAAAAACAAAGAACTCAAAACCGTTCTAGAAAAACTTGCCAAACAAGATCGTAAAAACCCAGAGATTGCTAAAAAATACGGTTTTTCCATTATGGAAGAGGACAAACCAAAAGCAATTTCCTATCTCAAACTTGCCGTTGAGATGTATGCAAAGAATAAAGAATACGTTCAGATGGAAGAAATCTGGCCTACCATCGTACAAAACAATTACGAAGACGTATCTTTCTTTGATAAAATTGAACGGATCCTTCTTGGCCAAAGAGAAAAAACTCGTCTAGTTGGACTTCTTTATCCAATCGTTGAGCCTTTTAAGGCAATGGAAGATTGGGATCATGTCATCTATTTCTTAAAGAAGATTTTAGAACACGAACCAGCCTCTCAAAAAGCAAGAAACGAACTCATTCGTGCATACAAACAAAAATACGTAGCTCACTCACTTTTGGAAGATTTCCTAAAAATGAGTGAACTCGGTAACAACCGTAAGCCGGTAAAACTTTGTATCACTAACTTTGAAAGAAATATCGTATTTGATACCGGTAACTATGTTATGCATAGAAACTGGGGTGTAGGTAAAATCACATCCATCTCCCAAACCGGAGATTCTATCTTTGTTGATTTTGAAGAAAAGAAAGATCATAAACTTTCCATCCAAATGGCCATCACTTCACTCAAACCTTTGAAGAAAGACCATATTTGGGTGCAACACTACGAAGACAAACAAGCCATAAGTACAATGTTTGCTGAGAACTTAGCTGAGTTCTTAAAACAACTTCTGAAATCTTACGACAACCGTATGGTCATTGCTGATATGAAGAACGAACTCATCGGAACCTTCTTAAAGGCAGACGAGTGGTCAAAATGGTGGGCGAAGGTAAAATCGGTTCTTAAAAAAGAAGCGAATATTGGAATGAATCCTAAGAAAAAGGATGAAGTGGTTTACCACGAAAAACCAATCACGCACTCGGAAACTCTCACACAGAAATTCCAAGCGATTACTGACGTTAATAAGAAACTGGAAATTGCTATGGAAGCGGTTCGTGATGCTGATGAAGCAGCGGAAGCAGGCGATTTTTTTATCTCTCATTACAGTGAAGAAGAAACCGCAAGAGACTCCATTCGAAAACTTTCTGCTTATTTGTATTTGGAAGAAGCAGCAAAGGCTTGGCCAATGGAAGAGTTCTCTCACAAAATTCGTGAGCCTGAACTAAAGGCCATCATCCAATCTCTTACCAAAGAGGATGCTTTAAAAATTTCCAAAGGTCTGGAAAACACGGATATCAAAAAAGGTTTTAAAGATTTGATCCGTAGCCACCATCCGGAAGCAATCAATATCCTGATTGGGTTGTTGTTTGAAGTTCCAGTAAAAGTAAACCGTTCGGTTTTCCAAAACTTGGTTTCGGATGAAAAATTTGCAGAACTCAATTTGTTTGTGGAAACAGTTTGTAACAAATCTAAAGAGAACCCAGAAGTTTTCCTTTGGGTTGCCAAATCAATTTTATCACATACTTGGAAGTTCGATTGGTTAAAAGTCAGCGAAGAAGATTTAGTCCTTCGTGTGTTCCGTATCTTAAAACCTCTCGCGAAGATTGAAGACAAAGGAACCAAACTCAAAAACCAAGCAATGGACATTTTGTTCGGAAAGGACAATAGCCTTCTTCGGGACATCTTAACCAATGCAGATGATGAATATGTTCGTAAACTCTTTGCTCTATTCAAAGAAGTGCCGTATGTAACTGATTTGGAAAAAGACCAACTTTATGCTCTGATCAACGAACTCAAACCAAACATAGTTTGGGATGAATATGATTCAGAAGAAGATGCAGATGATGATCCTTTAGCAAACCTTCCTAGTGATGTGGTTCTTGTTACCCGTCGTGCGTTTAACGCGAAAAAACAAGAGTTTGAACACCTTGTGAACGTAGAGATGGCTGAGAACTCTCGCGATATCGGAGAGGCCCAAGAAAAAGGGGACTTAAGAGAAAACGCAGAATACAAAGCGGCTATGGAGAAACAAGCGCAGTTACAAGCGGCAATCAAACGATTGGAAGCAGAACTGAAAAGTGCAAGGATCCTTGACCTAAGTGACGTTAAATCGGATAAAGTGGGAATCGGAACCACAGTGCGTTTGAAAAACAAACAAACTAGTGAAATCGTGACTTACTCAATCCTTGGTGCTTGGGATGCGGATACGGAAAAGAATATCATTTCTTACCAATCGCCGCTCGCAAAATCACTTCTTGGAAAACACACTGGAAACGAAGCAACCCTTGTGTTTGGATCTACAGAAACTGTTTACGAAGTATTGGATATAACTCGTTATTCCATGACAGGACAAGAGGCCTGAACTTCTTCACTCCAACCGTGAGTAGAAATTAAATCCACGAACGGTTCGGAAACATTTCCAGCGAAATCGAAGGCCTTAACTTCCAAAAGAAGATAAGGCCTTTCTTTTTGTAGGCTTTTCGGAATGAGAACTCGAATGGCACGTCTGTCTGGATCATATTCATAGGGAAAGGATTGTCCATCTATCAAGAGTTCAACGCTCGTTCGAAATCCACTCCCTGTATCTCCTAAAACATAATATCTTTCTTCAAAACAATGGTTTCTTACTTCTGGAAGTTCAATGTAACGAGCCAGAGCAGTCATAGGAAAAATAGTAGGGGGAGTTTCATCAGACAAAACCATCAGATACCCTAATTTGGTAAGTTTGAAACTAAACCCATTTGATTTTCTTTTCTGAGAGATGGATTGGAATTTTCCAATGGAAATATCATAAAAATATAATGATTCTTTTATGGATGTTGTATGATTTAAATTCCATTCCCCATTTCCTTCTCCTTTCCAACTCATCTTTTTTGTATCCAGTTGGTAGATTTTTCCTTTGAGGGGAAGGCCTGCGGGTATTTTGAAGGGAATGTCTTTTTCATTCACCTCGGTAATGAGTAAAATCCCTTCACCTGAAACTTCTGCTTTGGATAAATCGACACTCACCTTACCGTCATTCGAGCTAAATTTGTTTCCATTTTTTTGTTTTTTGGAAAACCGCGAACTATCACTTTCGTTTTTATCATGAATGATGGTAAAAAATACGGATGATTTATTCCCCGTGGCATCTCGAAGGGAAACTTCTAGAGGTAATTTTTCTTTTGGTTTGTATCCGTTTAAATCTAAAGAATAACCTTCTTCTTTAAAGTTTTTAGGCTGTTCATATATATGATAAAAGTAAACGGGTGGGGCGAGTGATGACCGATTGATATCGTAGAACTGGTGTTTTTTGGAACCATCTTCATAGGCCAAAAAATCGAAGTTACGACTAAAAATCGATTTTCCGTTCACAAATAAGTCCATTCCATATACATTGTTTTTGTTTCGTGAACGAATGAAATCATACCCACTCATCCGGATACGAACCTTTCCTGTTAAAGAAATGGATTCAAAAAGATCTCCCGTATCCGTAAAAAGTTCATAGTGGCCTTTCGATTTTTCTTTGGCTGTGAGTAGGATGGGATTTTCTAAATTGTCTCCCTCTAAATACAAAGAAAGGATAGTCGGGGGAGTGGTATCCTTTTGGTGGATTTCTGGAAAATAGAGGGGATTGATGATTCCTTTTTCAGATCGAAATTCGAGGTGGAGGTGAGAAATTCCAGATCCCGATTCGCCAGTTTTCCCAAGGGCTGTTCCTTTTTTGGCAGAAAACATTCCAGGTGGGAGTTTCAATTGGAACCCAGCGGGATCACCCATCAGAAGAACAGCCTTACGTAAAAGTTCTAAATCATACAAACTACCACCAAAGGAATGTAAGTGGGCGTATTTGGATTTGAGTTTGTATTTAGGACTGTAAAGATTGAGGGAAAGTCCATACCCCGTTTTAGAATAACTGATTTCTTCAATATATCCATCGAACGTAGCTAAGATGCTGTGACCGTTCAAACCATAAGATTTGAAATCAGAACCTAAATGTAAATTGTGGTTACGGATTTCTGCAAAAGTACCGGAAACAGGAGAATAATAGGGGAGGGGAAATCCCACCTCGTTTGCGGGAATCTCAGGGATTTTACTCTGGCCCCATAAAACACCGGATGAAAAACAAAGGAGGAAACTAAATTTGCGAAGAAGAGAGATCTCCATGGGAGAATCAGAATCTGGCCACTTCCTTTGTCATGCCTTTCCCGAAATCGAATGAAATTCCCTTCGATTCGATTCCCTTGACAAACTAGACTTAGGGTCCAAGATGACAGGGAACATTTCTCTATGAAACTAGGCCTTGTATCCTTCCTATTATTAGCAGTTTCTGGTTGTGCCTTTTTATCAAAGGAACCGGGAAGACCTCCTAAAATTGATGGGGTTCCTGTCCCTGATTCCAAACGTTTGATTTATATCCAAAATGTAAGAAACAACACGTATTCCCCTGGAATGCACACTCGTCTCACCCAAATGATTATGGAAGAAATTGACAGACGGGGAAGGTTTATTACAACCCGAGAAAAAACTCTCGCGAAATACCGGTTGTATGCAGAGATTGTCCACTACCAACAAGTCGGAGATCTTATGGATCTTGCCGATAGACAAATTACTTCCGAACTATTTGTAGTCACTCGTGTAGAAATCATTGAAGCAGAGACGGGAAATAAAATTCCTATGGAACGGAGCGAAATTCCTGGACGAGTTCATTTTTCTACTCAAATTGGATTTCGGGAATCAGAATTGGAAGCTCAGAATCGTCTCCTTCGGGTGATGGCGCTTCGAATTGCAGAAGAAGCAGAAAGAGGTTGGTATTATTCTCTTTCTGGTGTACTGAACTAAGTTGAATCATAAGGAGATAAACCTTGCAAAACGATCCCATTTCCGCTGAAGACACAAAAAAAGAGATGCTCGCCTTTGAAGAGTATCTCAAAGAAAAAGGACTTAAAATTACCAACCAACGTTTGTTAGTTGCGCAAAAGATTTTTTCTTCTCACAATCATTTTACCGCAGAAGGTCTTTTGGATGAACTGAAAGACAATAAGGATCGTATTTCCAAAGCAACCATTTATAGAATCCTCGCCATTATGGTGGAGGCGGGTTTACTCGAAGAACATGATTTTGGTAAAGATTATAAATATTATGAACATATCATTGGTCATGAACACCATGATCACATCATTTGTATGCAGTGCGGTCGGATTGTTGAGTTCATTGACGAAAGGATTGAGGAATTACAAAACAAAGCCGCATCAGAAAATGGGTTTACCATCACAGGACATAGTTTGAATATATTTGGTAATTGTTTGAATTTTGCAAATTGTGAACATAAAATCAAAAAATAGTGTCTTCTATTTTTAAAGAAAAAACAAAAGACTCCGGTTCTTACGCAAGAACCGGCACCCTTCATTTAAACGGAATCCAAATTGAAACTCCCATCTTTATGCCAGTGGGAACCAGAGGGAGTATCAAATCCCTTTCTTCCTCAGACATTGATGAATTAGGGTACAATCTAATTCTTGCCAATACCTATCATTTATATTTAAAACCTGGAAAAGAAGTTTTAGATCACTTTCACGGTCTAAAAAATTTCATGTCTTACAAGAGAGCCTTACTTACTGATTCCGGTGGGTTTCAAGTTTTTAGTCTCGCCAGTCTCTTTAAGTTCGAGGAAGACGGGGTTCGGTTTCAATCTCACATTGATGGGAGCCATCATAAGTTCACTCCGGCCTCTGTCATCGAAATGCAACGTTCCATAGGTTCAGACATCATGATGGTTCTGGATGATTGTGCTCCTTTTGGAAGTGATTTGAAACGATTGGAGTTGGCATTGGACAGAACCCACCGCTGGGCCAAAGAATCCTATGATTATTGGATGGAGAACCCAGGTGGACAAAATGTATTCCCTATTGTTCAGGGAGGTGTCAACGAATCCCTCAGGAAACGTAGTCTTGATACATTACAAAATATTGATTTTCCAGGAATTGCCATCGGGGGTCTGAGTGTTGGGGAACCGAGGCCTGATTACATTCGTATTTTAGAATGTATGGCTCCCTTTTTTGACCAGGCACGTCCAAGATACTTAATGGGTGTGGGAACCGTTGTAGACATATTGGAAGGCGTTAAGAATGGAATCGATATGTTTGATTGTGTTTTGCCAACAAGAAATGCGAGAAACGGGCAGGTATTCACCTCACTTGGGAAAATCAATTTAAGGAATGAAAGCCATAGACTGGCAGAAGGTCCTATTGACCCTGAATGTGGGTGTAAGGTTTGTACAACATATAGTCTTGGCTATATACGCCATCTTCATAAGGTGAAGGAACTGACTGCTTTCTCGCTCTCAACGTATCACAACTTATATTTTATGCAGAGCTTCATGGAAAAGATGCGAAAGTCTATAGAAATAGGCAATTTTCAGGGCTTTTATGAACATTGGAAAAATTTGTTTGGTAGCTAAAATTATTAGGTTGACGTACCTAATTTTTTTGAATGCAATTGTACCGTCATTTCTACATTGATTGTAGCTTCATTGAGGAGTCTCTAGACACACATGGAAATCACCAGAAGGGAAAAAGATAAAATCGTAGTCCTCGATATTAACGGGGAAATCGACCTTTATAACGCGCCTGAGATCAAGGATGTAATTGCCAAATTGATCGAAGAACAAAAATATTGCATTGTCATCAATCTCGAGAAGGTATCCTACATCGACTCTTCCGGAATTGGAGCTTTAATTTCAAGTTTGTCCAACTTGAAGAAATACCAAGGTGGGCTTAAAATCATCAACGTAGCCGGTTCCGTTCGTAAAGTTTTTGAACTGACTAAGTTGACTTCATTTTTTGAGATTTTCGATAGCGAAGACGAAGCAGTCACTGCTTTCAAGTAAACGGGAAGCGTATTTTGCGCTTCTCTCTTACAAAACCCCCCGAAGAAAAGTTAAGGAGTTTGTTATGTTAAGAAAGAAAAAGACAGCCGTCTTTCTCTCTGGTTTGGTATTGTTTTCCATTGGATTTGTTAACTGTGCCCAAGAACTACCGCTCAAAGAATTGGCTCTCGCAAAGTCACAGGTAGAAAGAGCAGAAAGACTTTCTGCCGAAGAATTTGCACCAGAAGAATATTCGGAGGCAAAGAAGAGCTTAGCTTCTGCCAATGAATTTGCCGCAGAAGAGAAAGCCTCTGATTCTAAAAAAAGTGCTGATTATGCAATTTCTAAAGCTTATGATGCATTAGAAAAAACCCTACCAAAACTTGCAGCAAAGTCTCGTGAAGAAGCTGTATCTGCTATTGATGCAGCTGACGAAGCCTACGCTTCTGAATACACTCCTGAAGAATTTAAAAAAGCAGTAGCAGCACGTGATGCTGGTGAAACTAAATTAGCTCAAGCAGATGCAAGCCTTGCTTCTTACCTTCGCGAAGACAAAGATGAAACTGCAAAAGAACTAAAACGAACTGTAGCCTTACAAGAATATGAAGATGCACACAATAGTTTTCTGGAAGCTGCGAAAATCAGCCAAGATGCAAAAAAAGTAGCTCTGGATAGATCTGGTTCGATTCGTCAGTCTGCTGATGAAGTGGATGCTCTATTAGAAAAAGCTTATACATATTCCAAGGGCGGCAATCCTGCCATTGATGAAGAAAAAGCGCGTGTGGCGTCTGCACGGGAAGACATTGAAGCAGGTCGTTTGAAAACGGCTGACGAAAAAATCAAAGCGGCACGATTGGCATCTGCCTCAATCCTTGCGACTGCAGTCAAAGATCATGCAAAAAATCGCAATGCCCAAGCTCGTGAAGTGGTAGAAGATGCGAATGCACGTTTCGGCGAACTCAGTGCAGAAACTTACCTTAAATCCAATGCCAAAGAATCTTATGCAAGCACCCAAGAAAACTTAGGAGCTTCCAATGAATCTTTACAAGCATCTGGAAACCTATTAGAACAAGAAAAATTTGATGATTCGATTGCCCAGTCAGAAGAAGCCATTCGTTTGGCAGAGATTTCGATTGATCAAATCGAAACTTTAAAAGGTAAAAACACTGTAGCGAAAAAAGATCGCAAAACTGTAGAAACCGACACAACCACTACAACCAAAACTGACGAAACGAAAGATGACAAAGTTTCTTCTTCTCAAGTGGAAGAACTTTCAGGTGGTTGGAAGAGATATACTGTTGAAAAATCGAATCCTGCTGATTGCCTTTGGAGAATTGCTGACAGAGAAGACATTTACAGCGATGCAAAACTCTGGCCAAGAATTTTCGAAGCCAACCGTAAATCGATTCGTAACAAAAACTTAATTTACCCAAAACAAAAACTGAACATCCCTCCACAAACAGGGAAAATCGGAACTGCTCCTAAGGAATAAACAAGACTTAGGTGAAAGGAAAAAAAAGCTGTCGTAAGGACAGCTTTTTTTTTGTCTAAATAGTAGGAAAATATGACCAGAGGATACACCACACCTGTCACTGAAATTTCAGAAAAAGACTTTGAGGCACTGGTCACACTTGCCCTCGAAGAAGATTTACCTGCCGGAGATGTCACAACCGATTCTTTATTTGATTCGAATGAAAATTGTAAAGCTGTCCTCCTTGCTAAAGAAGAGGGGGTTTTATGTGGACTTGCGGTAATTCCATGCCTACTTCAAAAAACAAAGTCCAATGTGAAATGGACTCCTACGCTTTCTGATGGAGCGATCCTTTCCAAAGGAACCATCATCGGATCCTTGGAAGGATCACTGGTAAGTGTTTTGAAAATGGAAAGAATTTTGTTAAATTTTATCCAATACCTTTCGGGGATTGCAACAAATGCAAGTAAGGTGACAAAAGAATTTCCAAATCTATTAATTTTAGATACAAGAAAAACCCTTCCTGGTTATAGAAAACTGGCCAAGTACGCAGTGTATATGGGAGGTGGTGCAAACCATCGGTTAAATTTGTCTGAGATGGCCATGTTAAAAGACAATCATGTAGCAAAAGCTGGATCCATCCAATCCGCTGTACAAATTGTTCGAAATGCTAATCCAGGAAAAAAAATAGAACTAGAAATCGACGGCCTCTCTCAATTGAATGAAGCTATCACTTCAAATCCTGATATAATTTTGTTAGATAATTTTTCTGATTCAGATACAACTAAAGCCATTGAACTCATCAAAGAGAAAGCACCAAGAATTCGCATTGAATGTTCTGGTGGAATCACTCCAGACAAACTAAAATTTTTATCTAAATTTCAGGACATTGGTGTGAGTATGGGTTATTTAACTCATACTGTTAAATTTTTAGATATAAGTTTGGATATAAAATAATGGGATTATACCAGGACATCAAAGACAAACAGGAGTTATTTGACGCAGTAGGGAAAAGGCTTGGACCAGAAAAAGCCACATTAATTGAGAAGGCATATCATATCGCCGATAAAATGCACGAAGGCCAAAAACGCCTTTCCGGGGAACCTTATATCATCCATCCCATGAATGTGGCTTCTGTATTGGATGAACTTGGTTTGGATGAAAGGGCCATCGCGGCAGGACTTTTGCACGATGTTGTAGAAGATACAAGTTACAGCAAAGAGGAAATGGCCCGTGAGTTTGGTGAAGACATTGCCGCCCTTGTAGAAGGTGTGACCAAAATTTCTGAAATCAAATCCCAATCCAAAGAAACAGAAGCGGCTGAAAATATTCGAAAGATGTTACTTGCAACCATCAAAGATGTGCGAGTGATGCTCATCAAACTTGCTGATAAAACTCATAATGTTCGCACCTTAAAGTTCCAACCTGAGGAAAAACAGAAACGAATTGCAAAAGAAGTTTTGTCTCTTTACGCACCCATTGCCGGTCGTTTGGGTGTTTATAAAGTTAAATTTGAATTAGAAGATTTGGCTTTTCAATCATTACATCCAGAAGAATACCAAGAAATTAAAAAACGAGTTTCAGCTAAAAAATCCGAACGTGATGAATACATAGAAAAAATTAAAATTATCCTTAAACAAAGGTTAGCTGAGATAAGTATTGATGCTCGGATTGATGGAAGAGCAAAACATTTCTATTCGATTTACAGAAAGATGGTCACAAAAGAAAAATCATTTTCTGAAATTTTTGACCTTCGTGCTGTCCGAATCATTACAAATGAAATTAAAGATTGTTATGGGGTTCTTGGAATTGTACACACTCTCTGGACACCGATTCCAGGAAGGTTTAAAGACTACATCGCCACACCTAAAACGAACCTATACCAGTCATTACATACAACGGTTTTTGGGCCAGATGGTCGACCAATGGAAGTGCAAATTCGAACCAAAGATATGAATGCCATTGCGGAAAATGGAGTGGCAGCCCACTGGGCATATAAAGAATCCACTAACCTTTCTAAAACTTCGGTTATACTGCAGAATGGTGTGGAAAATGCCTTCCGTATGAAGTGGTTGGAAATTTTGAAATCTTGGCAAGACCCAAGTCTTGATTCCAAAGAGTTTATGGAGGAACTTCAATATGACCTCCATGAAGATGAGGTATTTGTTTTTACTCCAAAGGGTGAGATCATCGAGATGCCAAAAGGAGCGACAGTTCTTGACTATGCATTTCGAATTCATACGGATGTAGGCCTTCATGCTCGTGGTGGTAAAGTCAACGGAAGGATGGTTACACTTCGTACGGAATTAAAGTCTGGAGACCAGGTTGAGATCATTACGGAAAAAAGTTCCAAACCATCTCCGATTTGGTTACGAATTGTTAAAACTTCTGGCGCACGTCAGAAGTTACGGGCTTATTTTCGAAAATTACAAGAAGACTCACAACGAGAAACCATTGGTTCTGTT is part of the Leptospira noumeaensis genome and encodes:
- a CDS encoding lipoprotein LipL71; translation: MLRKKKTAVFLSGLVLFSIGFVNCAQELPLKELALAKSQVERAERLSAEEFAPEEYSEAKKSLASANEFAAEEKASDSKKSADYAISKAYDALEKTLPKLAAKSREEAVSAIDAADEAYASEYTPEEFKKAVAARDAGETKLAQADASLASYLREDKDETAKELKRTVALQEYEDAHNSFLEAAKISQDAKKVALDRSGSIRQSADEVDALLEKAYTYSKGGNPAIDEEKARVASAREDIEAGRLKTADEKIKAARLASASILATAVKDHAKNRNAQAREVVEDANARFGELSAETYLKSNAKESYASTQENLGASNESLQASGNLLEQEKFDDSIAQSEEAIRLAEISIDQIETLKGKNTVAKKDRKTVETDTTTTTKTDETKDDKVSSSQVEELSGGWKRYTVEKSNPADCLWRIADREDIYSDAKLWPRIFEANRKSIRNKNLIYPKQKLNIPPQTGKIGTAPKE
- the nadC gene encoding carboxylating nicotinate-nucleotide diphosphorylase; this translates as MTRGYTTPVTEISEKDFEALVTLALEEDLPAGDVTTDSLFDSNENCKAVLLAKEEGVLCGLAVIPCLLQKTKSNVKWTPTLSDGAILSKGTIIGSLEGSLVSVLKMERILLNFIQYLSGIATNASKVTKEFPNLLILDTRKTLPGYRKLAKYAVYMGGGANHRLNLSEMAMLKDNHVAKAGSIQSAVQIVRNANPGKKIELEIDGLSQLNEAITSNPDIILLDNFSDSDTTKAIELIKEKAPRIRIECSGGITPDKLKFLSKFQDIGVSMGYLTHTVKFLDISLDIK
- a CDS encoding RelA/SpoT family protein, with the translated sequence MGLYQDIKDKQELFDAVGKRLGPEKATLIEKAYHIADKMHEGQKRLSGEPYIIHPMNVASVLDELGLDERAIAAGLLHDVVEDTSYSKEEMAREFGEDIAALVEGVTKISEIKSQSKETEAAENIRKMLLATIKDVRVMLIKLADKTHNVRTLKFQPEEKQKRIAKEVLSLYAPIAGRLGVYKVKFELEDLAFQSLHPEEYQEIKKRVSAKKSERDEYIEKIKIILKQRLAEISIDARIDGRAKHFYSIYRKMVTKEKSFSEIFDLRAVRIITNEIKDCYGVLGIVHTLWTPIPGRFKDYIATPKTNLYQSLHTTVFGPDGRPMEVQIRTKDMNAIAENGVAAHWAYKESTNLSKTSVILQNGVENAFRMKWLEILKSWQDPSLDSKEFMEELQYDLHEDEVFVFTPKGEIIEMPKGATVLDYAFRIHTDVGLHARGGKVNGRMVTLRTELKSGDQVEIITEKSSKPSPIWLRIVKTSGARQKLRAYFRKLQEDSQRETIGSVLETQSPAIDENTIKEIKKVKIKKPHKTNPHQEESKEFGISVAGWNDVPVRVASCCTPIPGDEIIGFITRGRGVSVHKKDCTTATKQLEWMKTIPVRWEGPGEPIPIQIEVRAKDVQGIYLSMVESISSTETNILEAGASSHPNGTLTAKFMLEVDHLDQLKEILENLRMIQGVVFAERVKK